From the genome of Syntrophales bacterium:
CTTCGATACATACTTAAGAACGGCTTGAAGCTTCATATTATCCAGATCGGAAGCGGACCACTTTTTCAACAACTCAAGATACATTTCATAGCAGAGGTCTTTCTCGCCTCCGTATTCCTTGTAGTCAGCCGCAACATATTGCAGCTTATCGCAAAGGGGATGGGGTGTAGTGCCGCTCGTCCTCCCGGCTGAGTCCTCAGTGGCAGGGATTATAGTTCGCGACTCGAGCTTGGGAACCAATACCGCCCTAAGGAAGTTACCTTCTCCGTCAATGGTGATAGTTATGTGCGCCTTTTGCGTCGAATGGCAGACTGGCAGAAGTGGAACCTCGTCATTTGGATTCCCAATCTCTCGTTCGCAGTTTTCATAAGTTCGGTACAGTTTCTCAATCCAACTCATGGCAAAGCCCCTCCTCTTCGAGACCCACGGACTTGGGCGGCTTGGGTATCATCTCGCGAACAAGTTTTCGGATGGTACAATCTTTGGGTCTATCGAATTCAATAATGCCGTCTTTCATCACCGGCCTGCTGAACCTGCTCCAGAGTTCATTCTTTCCGATCTCATCAGGATAATCAAAGCCATGAAACATGAGACCAAAAGCGAGTTCTCCAGCATCGTCGTATACTCCTTTGCCGTCACCGAATACACATTGCTCGACATAGCCTTGGCACTCCCTCGTCCCGAAAAAAATGTCTTGCCTGCCGCCCCGATCAATCATCCTATTGGCAACGCTCCAATGCTTTCCGTCGATGCGGTCTTTCGCCATGTCCTCGCGGAAAGGGTTCCACACGAAATGCGCCCTCACCTGATATTCGACATCGGCAAGGTAGGTATAAATGGCGAGCGAATTTCCACCACTGAAATCAAGGGGCTTCATGCTTTTCGATTGCGTCCGTATCCTTTTCATAATCCGCACTTTGTCGATGACCCAGACGAAGGTCGGCTTCCAATATATTGACTTCGCTATTCCTTTGAGCGCCTCATAGGTCGGCACATGGTAAGAACATTTCTCGCCGCCAATCTTGGTCAACGGGTCGGTAAAGAGTGCGAATTTCCCGTGCACTTTGAAATCAACGCTGTTATTCATCGATTTGTCCTCCTCCTTCATACATTGAGAAAATCCATAAGACCTACCGCTTCGAGGCTTACACCGAACTCTTCGCTATAATGTTGCGAATCGAGACACAGATAATCACTTCCTTCCCATGCCGGATAAACGTATTGCCGCTCTTTCAGCTTCAAAAGCTCATACGGGAATAGATTGACGGAGTACCTCTGAGCCCGTTTAAGCAATAGGCTTTTGTCCTCGAACGGTGAAGCTGGTGATAGCTCGGCAATAAGCCGTTTTCCCTCGTTACCGTAAGGCACGATTACGCCTTCTGTCGGCGCGTCTATTACCTCGAATGCTTCTCCGGCAGATTTGAACGACTGGCGAAGAGAGAAGGGGGGAGCAGTCCTTTGGCTTCGTTTATAAGCATCGACCGAACCCGCATTGGTCGAAAGCATTGAGAGCAAATTGTCGTCCCGACCAATTCTGTCTTTCCCGATAGAATAACTCATCTCATCCTTTCGGCCATAGAAGTAGCATTTATAATAAAGCTCCATCAGCGCCGGGTGTAACATATCGTGCTCGTACTTGTCCGGGTTAGCTCTGTATTCACAGAGGACACGACTACATTGCTCTTGAGCTTTCCGTATGTCAGGAAGTCTGTCCAAGGTTTCTTCCGACATATTGAGTACAAGCACCTTACCTTTACGACGATTGCCATTGCGATTGCACCGACCTGCGGCTTGAGCGATGGAGTCAAGTCCCGCAAAGGACCGAATGACGGAGCCGAAGTCGATATCTACACCAGCCTCAATCAATTGAGTGCTTATGCAGATGACTTTTCTTTTATCTGGAAGGCAGTCTTTCATCCCGTCTATGATGCTGGTCCTATGTGCTGGACACATGCTCGTGCTGAGGTGATAGACCATTTCAGTCATCCCTTTGGACTTTTTGAAAAGGTCTCGTGCTTGGAGCTTGGTATTTACTATGACTAACACGCTTCCTGTTTCGACAAGCTCTTCTCGTACAGCATCAGCTACTTTATCGCTCGACCAGCCACCCGGTTTTCGCTTGTCGAATACCTCGACACGCCGCAATTCTCTGAACAGCTTCTCAGTGTCGGGCATCATATCCGGTTGGGCCGCAAGTCGTGCGGCACCTTTTGCCGAATCGACATTGTCGAGTAATGGTTGTGTCGCTGTACAGAAGACAACCGACGATCCGCAAGATTGTACCAGAAAGTTGATCGCATTGTTGAAAAGATGAACGGTCTTTATGGGTAGGGTTTGAATTTCATCGAACACAACTACGGCATTGGCAAGCTGATGCATACGGCGAGCCCCTCGTGTTCCGGTTGCGAACAGCGATTCCAAAAGCTGCACGGACGTGGTGAAGACTATTGGCGCATCCCAGTTTTCAGAGAGAACCTTTGTTTGCCACGTATCATTCTTTGGCGAGAGGTTAGAATGGTGTTCGAGAACGATCTGCCTCCCCTCGATAATGGCCGATCCTTCAGGCTCAAATATTTTACGAGCCACATTAGCATTCTGGTCAATGATCGAAGTATACGGCACTACATAGATGATCCGATCCATGCCGTGAAGTTGTGCGTGATGAAGCGCGAATCTCAGGCTCGCAAGTGTCTTGCCTCCTCCGGTCGGAACTGAAAGTCTGAATAATCCCCTTTCTCTCGATGAAAACGAAAGACACGATTTTGAAATATCGCCTCGAATTTCATCCACGCGGTTTTGCGAAGCAAGATCGACAAGATGCTTCTCATATATTTCAACAAGGGGCTGCCAATCAGGTTTGTCATTCGGTTTGCGGCCCGCCGAATCCAGGCGATCGGCATCAATTACGCAGCTAAAGATGTATCTCGCCACCATGCCGAGTTTGAATTCTCGAATTTGAGGCGAAGGTTCGCCTTTAAATAATAGTTCTAAACAATTC
Proteins encoded in this window:
- the cas3 gene encoding CRISPR-associated helicase Cas3', with the protein product MYIARYLKDGTSQSLENHLLSCSALAKKFAHNVGLPSFGELGGLLHDLGKYSSEFQSYLKSAAGKLEPDDDEYVDAKGKKGKIDHSSAGAQYLWAAVEKEEPRVKLAGQVLALSLASHHSGLIDCLMPDGSDVFGKRMRKPSDKTHLEEIRPKVDPAISNSIQTILSTGQLKDEIQNCLELLFKGEPSPQIREFKLGMVARYIFSCVIDADRLDSAGRKPNDKPDWQPLVEIYEKHLVDLASQNRVDEIRGDISKSCLSFSSRERGLFRLSVPTGGGKTLASLRFALHHAQLHGMDRIIYVVPYTSIIDQNANVARKIFEPEGSAIIEGRQIVLEHHSNLSPKNDTWQTKVLSENWDAPIVFTTSVQLLESLFATGTRGARRMHQLANAVVVFDEIQTLPIKTVHLFNNAINFLVQSCGSSVVFCTATQPLLDNVDSAKGAARLAAQPDMMPDTEKLFRELRRVEVFDKRKPGGWSSDKVADAVREELVETGSVLVIVNTKLQARDLFKKSKGMTEMVYHLSTSMCPAHRTSIIDGMKDCLPDKRKVICISTQLIEAGVDIDFGSVIRSFAGLDSIAQAAGRCNRNGNRRKGKVLVLNMSEETLDRLPDIRKAQEQCSRVLCEYRANPDKYEHDMLHPALMELYYKCYFYGRKDEMSYSIGKDRIGRDDNLLSMLSTNAGSVDAYKRSQRTAPPFSLRQSFKSAGEAFEVIDAPTEGVIVPYGNEGKRLIAELSPASPFEDKSLLLKRAQRYSVNLFPYELLKLKERQYVYPAWEGSDYLCLDSQHYSEEFGVSLEAVGLMDFLNV
- the cas5c gene encoding type I-C CRISPR-associated protein Cas5c, whose amino-acid sequence is MNNSVDFKVHGKFALFTDPLTKIGGEKCSYHVPTYEALKGIAKSIYWKPTFVWVIDKVRIMKRIRTQSKSMKPLDFSGGNSLAIYTYLADVEYQVRAHFVWNPFREDMAKDRIDGKHWSVANRMIDRGGRQDIFFGTRECQGYVEQCVFGDGKGVYDDAGELAFGLMFHGFDYPDEIGKNELWSRFSRPVMKDGIIEFDRPKDCTIRKLVREMIPKPPKSVGLEEEGLCHELD